One stretch of Rosistilla oblonga DNA includes these proteins:
- a CDS encoding beta-ketoacyl synthase N-terminal-like domain-containing protein, with protein sequence MTDSLRFSTEQQVVDALTKASQLLADARRKRDEPIAVIGMGCRFPGAVDLDAFWKLLHDGECAIGRVPSDRWDAAAFTSPQPKVPGKMITDRAGFIDEVDQFDSRFFEITRREASSLDPQQRLLLETAWRTLEHAGVPLESTAGGRHGVFVGICSSDYLALLNKTHQSAIDAYRGTGNAHGTAAGRLSYFMKWQGPSVAIDTACSSSLVALHHAIGSLRGEECEMALVAGVNLILTPDLSINLSQAGMLSPQGLCQAFAASANGFVRGEGCGAVLLKRLGDAIRDGDRIVCCLSGSAVNQDGRSNGLTAPNGIAQQDVIRAALQRSRLKPDAIDYIEAHGTGTPLGDPIEMRALGEVFGQRTRPLLVGSVKTNIGHLEGAAGVAGLIKTCLSLQHQTLPRHLHFDQPSEHIDWSLPIQVTDQRRPWQPAATSNDDSPLRRAGISSFGFGGTNAHVIVEEYLATESMLPAASQQGPTIIKLSAKTETALERLIDLYASGLPDAALSQIAATANLGRDDFPFRRFVVARNREELLAGLRGHGSIADPNDPSFADLMQIGKRYVAGEAIDWSAITPGRRDQMVALPGHPFNRQRCWLPQNNAVAAVNPIASASLASRPRAEHPLLGNQLDLAGKSIIFESDLAKVDYLDDHRLRGEAIFPATGYVEQGLAAAKRLAGRTLSVRELQLHRPLVIDKDACRVQIVMEPDFNGGYRCSIQHRGASQWLEHASMHLRESDQNELQVASWNEIGPKENCEDHIAVDEHYAAMDAMGIQYGSAFRGLRCLSTRGAAAYGLVQLPASAGDPAHYCVHPALLDSALQILATLVPTVQRAMWLPVSIDRVDFANLDVSPDNVYVGGRLLRDQTTDQWIGDIQICDQTQTVIGNIRGLRLQRLAAPQSQSSRTPSSNSASTASIGKPSDYADGAAYEAKLLDFAQQKVAEIAEIELHEVLLDSPLTSLGLDSIMAIELQDVLEKELDIHVSMDLFLKDLSLRALLHEVLSTSQSGDAHHASSSSDDAWVEGAL encoded by the coding sequence ATGACCGACTCGCTCCGCTTTTCGACCGAACAACAAGTTGTCGACGCCTTGACCAAGGCGTCCCAATTGTTGGCCGATGCGCGTCGCAAGCGGGACGAACCGATTGCGGTGATCGGAATGGGATGCCGGTTCCCCGGAGCGGTCGATCTGGACGCGTTCTGGAAATTGTTACACGACGGGGAGTGCGCGATCGGTCGTGTGCCTAGCGATCGTTGGGATGCCGCGGCGTTCACGTCGCCACAGCCCAAGGTGCCTGGCAAGATGATCACCGATCGGGCCGGTTTCATTGACGAGGTCGATCAATTTGATTCGCGATTTTTCGAGATCACCCGCCGCGAAGCGAGTTCGCTGGACCCGCAACAGCGACTGCTGTTAGAGACCGCTTGGCGAACGCTGGAACATGCCGGTGTTCCCCTCGAAAGTACCGCCGGCGGCCGACATGGGGTCTTTGTCGGGATCTGCAGCAGCGACTATTTGGCTTTGCTGAATAAGACTCACCAGTCGGCGATCGACGCCTATCGCGGAACGGGCAACGCCCACGGAACCGCCGCGGGCCGATTGAGCTACTTTATGAAGTGGCAGGGGCCCAGCGTCGCGATCGATACCGCCTGTTCATCATCGCTTGTCGCGTTGCACCACGCCATCGGCAGCCTCCGTGGCGAGGAGTGTGAGATGGCGTTGGTTGCGGGGGTGAATCTGATCCTGACGCCGGACTTGAGTATCAATCTGTCGCAAGCGGGCATGCTGTCGCCGCAAGGACTTTGCCAAGCGTTCGCCGCATCGGCCAACGGCTTTGTCCGTGGCGAAGGCTGTGGCGCGGTGCTGCTGAAACGACTCGGCGACGCGATCCGAGATGGCGATCGCATCGTTTGCTGCCTGAGCGGATCGGCCGTCAATCAAGACGGACGCAGCAATGGCCTGACCGCTCCCAACGGAATCGCCCAGCAGGACGTGATCCGCGCCGCGTTGCAACGCAGTCGCCTGAAGCCCGATGCGATCGACTACATCGAGGCCCATGGAACCGGCACACCGCTGGGAGACCCCATCGAAATGCGGGCGTTGGGCGAGGTCTTCGGCCAACGAACCCGCCCCTTGCTGGTCGGATCGGTGAAGACGAACATCGGCCACTTGGAAGGAGCCGCTGGCGTCGCCGGATTGATCAAGACCTGTCTGTCGCTGCAACACCAAACGTTGCCACGACACCTGCACTTTGATCAGCCGAGCGAGCACATCGATTGGTCGTTGCCGATCCAAGTCACCGATCAACGCCGCCCCTGGCAGCCGGCAGCGACGTCGAATGACGACAGTCCCCTGCGGCGGGCTGGGATCAGCAGCTTTGGGTTTGGCGGTACCAACGCGCATGTGATCGTCGAAGAGTATCTCGCGACCGAATCGATGCTCCCCGCCGCTTCACAGCAAGGTCCGACGATCATCAAACTGTCGGCGAAAACCGAAACCGCTTTGGAACGTTTGATCGATCTCTATGCGAGCGGGCTTCCCGATGCAGCCCTCTCGCAGATCGCGGCGACCGCCAACTTGGGACGCGACGACTTTCCGTTCCGCCGCTTCGTGGTCGCTCGCAACCGTGAAGAACTGCTCGCGGGCCTTCGCGGCCACGGATCGATCGCGGATCCCAACGATCCGTCTTTCGCCGACCTGATGCAGATCGGAAAGCGATACGTCGCGGGCGAAGCGATCGATTGGTCGGCGATCACCCCGGGCCGACGCGATCAAATGGTCGCGCTGCCAGGACATCCCTTCAATCGTCAACGCTGCTGGCTGCCGCAAAACAATGCAGTCGCTGCGGTCAATCCCATCGCCAGCGCGTCGCTCGCCAGCCGCCCCCGCGCCGAGCACCCGTTGCTGGGCAACCAATTGGACCTGGCGGGCAAGTCGATAATTTTTGAGAGCGATCTCGCTAAGGTCGATTACCTGGACGATCACCGCTTGCGGGGCGAAGCGATCTTCCCGGCGACTGGTTACGTCGAACAAGGGCTTGCCGCAGCCAAGCGTTTGGCTGGGCGAACGCTTAGCGTTCGCGAGCTGCAATTGCACCGCCCGCTCGTGATCGACAAGGACGCCTGCCGAGTGCAGATCGTGATGGAGCCCGACTTCAACGGCGGATACCGCTGCAGCATTCAACATCGCGGTGCCAGCCAGTGGCTTGAACACGCCTCGATGCACTTGCGCGAATCCGATCAAAACGAATTGCAGGTCGCCAGCTGGAACGAGATCGGTCCGAAGGAGAACTGCGAAGATCATATCGCCGTCGACGAACACTATGCAGCGATGGATGCGATGGGCATCCAATATGGTTCGGCGTTTCGTGGACTGCGTTGTCTGAGCACCCGCGGCGCGGCTGCCTATGGCCTGGTTCAACTGCCCGCCTCCGCGGGCGATCCGGCGCACTACTGCGTCCACCCGGCGCTGTTGGACTCTGCATTGCAGATCCTGGCAACCTTGGTCCCAACAGTTCAGCGGGCGATGTGGTTGCCGGTGTCGATCGATCGCGTTGATTTTGCCAATCTCGACGTCTCGCCCGATAACGTGTATGTCGGTGGGCGATTGTTGCGCGACCAAACGACCGATCAATGGATCGGCGATATCCAGATCTGCGATCAAACGCAAACCGTCATCGGAAATATCCGCGGCTTGCGACTGCAGCGACTGGCGGCTCCGCAGTCTCAATCGAGTCGAACCCCGTCGAGCAATTCAGCCTCGACGGCATCGATCGGCAAGCCGTCGGATTACGCCGACGGTGCCGCTTACGAAGCCAAGTTGTTGGATTTCGCGCAACAAAAGGTCGCCGAAATCGCGGAGATTGAATTGCATGAAGTTCTCCTAGATTCCCCGCTGACGTCGCTGGGACTCGATTCCATCATGGCGATCGAATTGCAGGACGTGCTTGAAAAAGAATTAGACATCCACGTCTCGATGGATCTGTTCTTGAAGGATCTGAGCCTGCGAGCCCTGCTGCACGAAGTGCTTTCCACGAGCCAATCAGGCGACGCACATCACGCGAGCTCGTCCTCCGACGACGCATGGGTTGAGGGGGCGTTATGA
- a CDS encoding non-ribosomal peptide synthetase: MISIDPVVGNLVADLRQRGVKLWNDGGLLRFSASKSALSPALMLQMRKHKAAILDLLQQESPVEADDQQTGPVSLGQESLWLLHKQFPDSPAYNTAATLRFLAPVDVGALRAAFQKLIARHEPLRTTFAAAGQDVQAIVHSSATLDFQQVGVANIADDAALHQCVRSEYLHPFRLDQSPLMRVRLFTRSANDQILLIVVHHIVFDAWSLWVMQDELKQLYASEVAGTDCLLPTLPAKYSDFVRWQREFPETAAGNKQWDYWKQQLAGDPVPAELLWDRPRPRRSAAQGATLHFPIDNQLSAGLRQLGRENNATPLATGLAVFQTLLFRLTHVEDAVVGMTTAGRSTREYGNAIGYFVNTLPIRGRIQGQLKFAEVLASAMQTTVEARQSQDFPFALLVQRLQPVRDLSAPPLCRVVFGLQKPMAGDDVAGLLAGSDQAVEWGDTRVACYPMDQQEGQFDLVLELYQTPDGYTGVLKYDENLLQPASAQRFANRFVHLLRQVVADPNRAIDDYSIVPNDEQSELMQLSVAPAIDDPQHLRYDRWFEEQAAATPGKLAAVFGSTQLTYAELDAQANRVARLLQQHGATVDSHVIVAGNRTIEAPIMMLACFKIGAAYVPMAPATPEVRACQIVSDCNPAIVVAEAKLAASLAEALPQRCVLDASTLLESAKNLDATPIDVSFDEATTAYMICTSGSTGTPKGIAVSHAALCRHTASMREVFDTTADDRMYQFSDLTFDPSIEQMVVPWSVGGTVVFRDDNLPSVEAFWQTMLDQKITIANLPPKYFEECSRAIPFGDAWPRSLRLMIVGGDVFPRDVASDWIDRGVRLLNAYGPTETVITATTCDVTADWARQRLPIGKPKPGSTAFVLDRQHRPMPIGVAGELFLGGPMLADGYVNLPEETAQRFVEIEVAGVSRRLYRSGDLTRWNAEGQLEFLGRIDRQVKIRGFRIELGDIEAALGSHPGVSAGIVKAFEDAGDTYLAAFLTTEPTDDVSVESITSHLKGRLPIYMVPQRVVILDQLPLLASGKIDVNRLHADPPSAAAMQREYVAPRTEVETIMADVWASVLNLERVGIDDDFYDLGGGSLQALRIVSELAAQDLVSHSDDDSAPLSPQMLFQYTTISELSPHLGLASKETDVNEE; encoded by the coding sequence ATGATTTCGATTGATCCCGTTGTCGGCAACCTGGTCGCAGACCTGCGCCAGCGTGGCGTGAAGCTGTGGAATGACGGAGGCTTGCTCCGTTTCAGCGCCTCAAAAAGTGCGCTCTCGCCAGCGCTGATGCTGCAGATGCGAAAGCATAAAGCCGCAATTTTGGATTTGCTGCAGCAAGAATCTCCCGTCGAAGCCGACGACCAGCAAACCGGTCCGGTTTCCCTGGGGCAGGAATCGCTGTGGTTGCTGCACAAGCAATTCCCCGACAGTCCCGCCTATAACACGGCGGCTACGCTGCGATTTTTAGCCCCCGTCGATGTCGGCGCGCTCCGCGCCGCGTTTCAGAAACTGATCGCACGTCACGAACCGCTGCGAACCACCTTTGCCGCCGCAGGGCAGGATGTTCAGGCCATCGTGCATTCGAGCGCGACGCTTGATTTCCAGCAGGTTGGCGTCGCGAATATCGCCGACGACGCGGCACTGCATCAATGCGTACGATCCGAATACTTGCATCCGTTTCGCCTCGACCAAAGTCCGCTGATGCGAGTCCGATTGTTTACGCGATCGGCCAACGATCAGATCCTTTTAATCGTCGTCCACCATATCGTTTTCGACGCCTGGTCGTTGTGGGTGATGCAAGATGAACTGAAGCAGTTGTATGCCAGTGAAGTCGCTGGCACAGATTGTTTGTTGCCTACGTTGCCGGCCAAATACAGCGACTTTGTCCGCTGGCAACGCGAGTTTCCCGAGACCGCTGCGGGCAACAAACAATGGGATTACTGGAAACAGCAATTGGCGGGCGATCCGGTGCCTGCGGAACTGTTGTGGGACCGACCACGCCCGCGTCGCAGTGCAGCGCAGGGAGCGACGTTGCATTTCCCGATCGACAATCAATTATCGGCTGGCCTGCGACAGTTGGGGCGAGAGAACAACGCGACTCCACTGGCCACGGGGCTGGCGGTTTTTCAAACGCTGCTGTTTCGGCTGACTCACGTCGAGGACGCGGTCGTGGGGATGACAACCGCCGGGCGTTCCACACGTGAATACGGCAACGCGATCGGCTATTTCGTCAACACGCTGCCGATCCGCGGACGAATTCAGGGACAGCTGAAATTCGCGGAAGTTCTGGCGTCGGCGATGCAAACGACTGTCGAAGCGCGGCAATCGCAAGACTTTCCCTTTGCACTCCTTGTCCAGCGTCTGCAACCGGTCCGCGATTTGTCGGCACCGCCACTGTGCCGTGTCGTGTTTGGGCTGCAGAAGCCGATGGCCGGCGATGACGTGGCGGGCTTGTTGGCTGGTAGCGACCAGGCCGTCGAGTGGGGTGACACCCGCGTTGCCTGCTATCCGATGGATCAACAGGAAGGTCAGTTCGATCTGGTGCTGGAACTCTACCAGACACCCGACGGCTACACCGGCGTGTTGAAGTACGACGAAAACCTGCTGCAGCCGGCATCGGCGCAGCGATTCGCCAACCGCTTCGTCCATCTGTTGCGTCAGGTTGTCGCGGATCCCAATCGAGCGATCGATGATTATTCGATCGTTCCCAACGACGAACAATCGGAATTGATGCAGTTGTCGGTCGCACCCGCGATCGACGATCCACAACACCTTCGCTACGACCGCTGGTTTGAAGAACAAGCTGCCGCGACGCCGGGCAAGCTGGCCGCGGTCTTCGGCTCGACCCAGCTGACCTATGCCGAACTAGACGCCCAGGCGAATCGCGTCGCTCGGCTGCTGCAGCAACACGGCGCAACGGTCGACAGCCACGTGATCGTCGCTGGCAATCGCACGATTGAAGCCCCGATCATGATGTTGGCCTGTTTCAAAATCGGCGCCGCCTATGTGCCGATGGCGCCAGCGACACCCGAGGTCCGCGCTTGCCAAATCGTCAGCGACTGCAACCCAGCGATCGTCGTCGCCGAAGCCAAGTTAGCCGCATCGCTTGCCGAAGCCTTGCCGCAGCGGTGCGTGCTCGATGCGTCGACGCTGTTGGAATCAGCCAAAAATTTGGACGCTACACCGATCGACGTATCGTTTGACGAAGCGACAACGGCTTACATGATCTGCACCTCGGGATCGACCGGAACGCCCAAAGGGATCGCCGTCTCACATGCCGCTCTCTGTCGTCACACCGCCAGCATGCGTGAGGTCTTTGACACGACGGCCGACGATCGCATGTACCAGTTCAGCGACCTGACCTTTGATCCGTCGATCGAACAGATGGTTGTCCCATGGTCGGTTGGCGGAACCGTTGTTTTTCGCGACGACAACTTGCCGTCGGTCGAAGCGTTTTGGCAGACGATGCTGGATCAAAAGATCACGATCGCTAACCTGCCTCCCAAGTATTTCGAAGAGTGCAGTCGAGCGATCCCGTTTGGCGATGCCTGGCCGCGAAGCCTGCGGTTGATGATCGTTGGCGGCGACGTCTTCCCACGCGATGTGGCTAGCGACTGGATCGATCGCGGCGTCCGACTGCTCAACGCCTACGGTCCCACCGAGACCGTGATCACCGCGACGACCTGCGATGTGACAGCCGACTGGGCCCGCCAGAGATTACCGATTGGCAAACCGAAGCCCGGCTCGACAGCTTTCGTATTGGATCGGCAGCATAGACCAATGCCGATCGGTGTCGCGGGTGAACTCTTTTTGGGCGGGCCAATGCTGGCCGACGGATACGTCAATCTGCCCGAAGAGACGGCCCAGCGGTTTGTCGAAATCGAAGTCGCGGGGGTGTCTCGGCGGCTGTATCGATCGGGCGATCTGACGCGTTGGAACGCCGAGGGTCAGTTGGAGTTTTTGGGCCGCATCGATCGCCAAGTGAAGATCCGCGGTTTCCGGATCGAGCTGGGGGATATCGAAGCGGCGTTGGGATCCCATCCGGGCGTCAGCGCTGGGATCGTGAAGGCGTTTGAAGATGCTGGCGATACGTATCTGGCGGCGTTCCTGACAACCGAACCCACCGACGATGTGAGCGTCGAATCGATTACGTCACATCTTAAGGGGCGTCTGCCGATTTACATGGTTCCGCAGCGGGTCGTGATCCTGGATCAATTGCCCCTGTTGGCCAGTGGCAAGATCGATGTGAACCGACTGCACGCCGATCCTCCGTCGGCCGCCGCGATGCAGCGAGAATATGTCGCGCCGCGAACCGAGGTCGAAACTATCATGGCCGATGTTTGGGCGAGCGTCTTGAATTTGGAACGGGTTGGAATCGACGACGACTTCTACGACCTCGGCGGCGGATCGCTGCAAGCGCTTCGCATCGTATCGGAATTGGCAGCTCAAGACCTTGTTTCGCACAGCGACGACGACAGCGCTCCGTTAAGCCCACAGATGCTGTTTCAGTACACGACGATTTCAGAACTTTCACCCCACCTGGGGTTAGCGAGTAAAGAGACTGATGTTAATGAAGAATAA
- a CDS encoding 3-oxoacyl-[acyl-carrier-protein] synthase III C-terminal domain-containing protein — protein sequence MLRSVIESIGVYLPSNEVTTDEIVKGCERKVRVPLAKLTGIRSRRRAGVDEFSIDLAEKAVGDCLDHSSLAADQVDAIVCTNISRWDDKNSVTFEPATSVRLKSMLGLDNAIAIDISNACAGMWTGVYMVDALIRSGAIRSGMVVSGEYITHLIDTAQKEIVDFMDPQLASLTLGDAGVALTLTAAGSAGSGFHDLDMYTLSKYSQFCVAKPTDKPHGGAAMYTDAIKVTESVVPHAARHAKDILDRNEWGFDAVGHVIPHQTSKLTMQEGMREIKRLFDYDLSQCLINNLEQRGNTSSNAHFLALHDAMRRREVKGGDSIIFCISGSGQTTGTALYVCDDLPERINAEDAKSGKPRREVASNESALMPIQLQVESIGVAYPPTRESADTLTMLQQAGEQCLEQSSCEKQDIDILIAACTYRTEFVMEPAIAALLAGRMEINFDREPDAADKTFAFDVINGEVGMMKSLFLASEFIRAGRGQKVMVVGSEVDNNAADRPEQSLDVSPMASAMIVQESVDATNGFLSFHFQDFTQFKDLRKTEVNWNERGQACLHCTDQPDALHAAYLECIETTVANFLKNNELSLDDIARIVPSPISSVFVADVAARLQFPADKTLDISDANGSLMSSAIPVGVKNLDAAPGEMVLFISVSPGIQIGCALYIA from the coding sequence ATGCTGCGTTCCGTCATTGAGAGCATTGGTGTTTACCTGCCTTCAAACGAAGTCACGACCGACGAGATTGTGAAGGGCTGCGAGCGGAAGGTTCGCGTGCCGTTAGCGAAATTGACCGGCATTCGCTCGCGCCGCCGCGCTGGAGTCGATGAATTTTCGATCGATCTGGCAGAGAAAGCTGTCGGCGATTGCCTGGACCATTCGTCGCTGGCGGCCGACCAAGTCGACGCGATCGTCTGCACCAACATCTCGCGCTGGGACGACAAAAATTCGGTCACCTTTGAACCGGCAACCAGCGTCCGACTGAAGTCGATGCTCGGGCTGGACAACGCCATCGCAATCGACATCTCCAACGCTTGCGCGGGGATGTGGACCGGCGTCTATATGGTCGACGCACTGATTCGCAGCGGTGCGATCCGCAGCGGGATGGTCGTCAGCGGCGAATACATCACACACCTGATCGATACCGCGCAGAAGGAGATCGTCGACTTCATGGATCCGCAACTGGCGTCGCTGACGTTGGGGGACGCGGGTGTCGCGTTGACCTTGACCGCCGCTGGTTCGGCGGGCAGCGGGTTTCACGATTTGGACATGTACACGCTCAGCAAATACAGCCAGTTTTGTGTCGCCAAGCCAACCGATAAGCCTCACGGCGGCGCGGCGATGTACACCGACGCGATCAAAGTTACCGAATCGGTGGTGCCTCACGCAGCGCGGCACGCCAAAGACATCCTGGATCGGAATGAATGGGGGTTTGATGCCGTTGGCCATGTAATCCCACATCAAACCAGTAAGCTCACGATGCAAGAAGGGATGCGGGAAATCAAGCGTCTGTTTGACTACGATCTTTCGCAATGCCTAATCAACAACTTGGAACAACGTGGCAACACGTCCAGCAACGCCCACTTCCTGGCTTTGCACGACGCGATGCGGCGGCGCGAGGTGAAAGGGGGCGATTCGATCATCTTCTGCATTTCGGGATCGGGGCAAACGACGGGGACCGCACTTTATGTGTGCGATGATTTGCCCGAACGGATCAACGCCGAAGACGCCAAAAGCGGCAAGCCACGGCGCGAGGTCGCGTCGAACGAATCAGCCTTGATGCCGATCCAATTGCAAGTCGAATCGATCGGCGTCGCGTATCCGCCAACGCGTGAGTCGGCTGATACGCTGACCATGCTGCAACAGGCCGGCGAGCAGTGCCTGGAACAATCCAGTTGTGAAAAACAGGACATCGATATCCTGATCGCCGCCTGCACCTACCGAACCGAATTTGTCATGGAACCGGCGATCGCGGCGCTGCTAGCTGGGCGGATGGAGATCAACTTCGATCGCGAACCCGATGCCGCCGACAAGACGTTTGCCTTCGATGTAATCAACGGTGAAGTGGGGATGATGAAGTCGCTATTCCTGGCTTCGGAGTTTATTCGCGCCGGACGTGGTCAGAAGGTGATGGTGGTCGGTTCGGAAGTCGACAACAACGCAGCGGATCGCCCCGAGCAATCGCTGGACGTTTCGCCGATGGCATCGGCGATGATCGTGCAAGAATCGGTCGATGCGACTAACGGATTCCTGTCGTTCCATTTCCAAGACTTCACGCAGTTCAAGGACCTCCGAAAAACAGAAGTCAACTGGAACGAACGAGGGCAAGCTTGTTTGCACTGCACCGACCAACCCGATGCGTTGCATGCGGCGTATCTGGAATGCATCGAGACAACGGTCGCGAATTTCTTAAAAAACAACGAGCTTTCGCTCGATGACATCGCCCGCATCGTTCCCTCCCCGATCTCCAGCGTCTTTGTCGCCGACGTTGCGGCGCGGTTGCAATTCCCCGCCGATAAAACGCTCGACATCTCCGACGCCAACGGTTCGCTGATGTCTTCAGCGATCCCGGTCGGGGTGAAGAACCTCGATGCCGCCCCCGGCGAGATGGTGCTCTTTATTAGCGTCAGCCCCGGTATCCAGATCGGATGTGCCCTCTACATTGCGTAG
- a CDS encoding DUF952 domain-containing protein: MNDPHPLIYKILTPAQWQAFQNDGQFLGAPIDLADGFIHFSAEHQVEETVAKHFAGQGDLSLAEVATDSLGEALRWEVSRGGDLFPHLYAPLPLKAVVRHTVLPQLESGSHRFPVQW, from the coding sequence ATGAACGATCCACATCCATTGATCTACAAAATTCTGACGCCGGCGCAGTGGCAAGCCTTCCAAAACGACGGCCAGTTTCTTGGGGCACCGATCGATCTTGCCGATGGATTTATCCACTTCTCCGCCGAGCATCAGGTGGAAGAGACGGTCGCCAAGCATTTTGCCGGGCAGGGAGACTTGAGCCTGGCCGAGGTGGCCACCGATTCGCTCGGCGAAGCGTTGCGGTGGGAGGTCTCGCGCGGCGGCGATCTTTTCCCGCATCTGTACGCTCCGCTGCCGTTGAAGGCTGTCGTCCGGCATACCGTATTGCCGCAGCTGGAATCGGGATCGCATCGGTTTCCTGTGCAGTGGTGA
- a CDS encoding amidohydrolase family protein, giving the protein MTSSHTTSKKYRARWIVPLCSPVVHDGVISIVEGRVAAVEPYQGQTDLIDLGDAAILPGLVNAHTHLEFSDLAAPIGTAGMSIADWLPEVVRARRQQQLTQDQRTAAILKGIDEVVRGGTALLGEIATKPWPFEAVAAQQSLASGSDLRIVGFCEVLGLSPGRSKEMLDWADTQIADGGNDRIEFGISPHAPYSVPPALLESCIDRARNHSIPLAIHLAESLEERRFIESGDGPLRETFESLGLPGLEQYPLAISIDQMIQRVATAPRGLLVHGNYLSADEIQSIASHRQRLSVVYCPRTHAFFDHAPHPVADLMAAGVRVALGTDSRASNPDLDLWNEVRHLLLHRQDLDPRDVVAMATLQGADALGRPNYGRLQSGSNGQLFVLKTAARTEASLWETLLDAQPTNLLGEL; this is encoded by the coding sequence ATGACATCAAGCCACACGACCTCAAAAAAATATCGCGCTCGCTGGATCGTACCTCTCTGCTCTCCCGTCGTCCACGATGGCGTGATCTCGATCGTCGAGGGGCGCGTCGCGGCGGTTGAACCCTATCAAGGCCAAACCGATTTGATCGACCTCGGCGATGCCGCGATCCTGCCGGGACTTGTCAACGCGCACACGCACCTGGAGTTCTCCGACTTGGCAGCGCCGATCGGGACCGCGGGGATGTCGATCGCCGATTGGTTGCCCGAAGTCGTCCGCGCGCGGCGGCAACAGCAATTGACGCAGGACCAGCGGACGGCGGCGATACTCAAGGGGATCGACGAAGTCGTCCGTGGCGGCACGGCGCTATTGGGAGAGATCGCAACGAAGCCGTGGCCTTTTGAAGCGGTCGCTGCGCAGCAAAGCCTCGCCAGCGGCAGCGACCTGCGGATCGTCGGCTTCTGCGAAGTGCTGGGGCTTTCGCCCGGCCGGTCCAAGGAAATGCTCGACTGGGCCGACACTCAAATCGCTGATGGTGGGAACGACCGGATCGAATTTGGAATCAGCCCGCACGCTCCTTATTCCGTCCCACCGGCGCTATTGGAATCGTGCATTGACAGGGCTCGAAACCACTCGATTCCGTTGGCGATTCATCTGGCCGAATCGCTCGAAGAGCGAAGGTTTATCGAAAGCGGAGACGGTCCGCTGCGGGAGACCTTCGAATCGCTGGGGCTGCCCGGACTGGAACAGTATCCGCTGGCGATCTCAATCGACCAGATGATCCAACGCGTCGCAACCGCTCCGCGTGGGCTGCTGGTCCACGGGAACTACCTCTCGGCCGACGAGATCCAATCGATCGCCAGCCATCGCCAGCGGTTGTCGGTCGTCTATTGCCCGCGCACCCACGCCTTCTTCGATCATGCACCACATCCCGTAGCCGACTTGATGGCCGCCGGTGTGCGAGTCGCTCTGGGAACCGATTCGCGAGCGTCGAATCCCGATCTCGATCTGTGGAACGAGGTCCGCCATCTCCTGCTGCATCGGCAGGATCTCGATCCGCGTGACGTCGTTGCGATGGCGACGCTGCAGGGAGCTGACGCGTTGGGCCGGCCGAACTATGGTCGCTTGCAGTCCGGATCCAATGGCCAATTATTCGTATTAAAAACTGCCGCGCGGACAGAGGCTTCGCTGTGGGAGACGCTGCTGGACGCACAGCCAACTAATCTTCTTGGAGAACTTTAA
- a CDS encoding DNA-3-methyladenine glycosylase, protein MSWQEMGFEKQTTKWPRPLAESFYRRPTAIVARSLIGKTLLHRSDDRIVGGVIVETEAYLADGDPACHAARGMTPRNATMFGPPGRLYVYTIHAKYCLNAVTQRAGVGSAVLIRAIQPRWGVPQMQQRRGQQATDRLCRGPSMLCQALAIDLQHDGVCLTEDSSIWIGRAVERIATERIIAVPRIGISQAKDLPLRFLLQDSPFVSGPKYWHRTGARSQSPTKG, encoded by the coding sequence ATGTCATGGCAAGAAATGGGATTTGAAAAACAAACGACAAAGTGGCCGCGGCCGCTGGCCGAATCATTCTACCGCCGCCCGACCGCAATCGTCGCGAGGTCGTTGATCGGAAAGACGCTGTTGCATCGCAGCGACGATCGAATCGTTGGCGGTGTGATCGTGGAAACCGAAGCTTATCTGGCCGATGGCGATCCCGCCTGCCACGCAGCTCGCGGGATGACGCCACGCAACGCGACGATGTTTGGGCCGCCAGGGCGACTGTACGTCTACACGATCCACGCCAAGTATTGCCTGAATGCAGTGACACAGCGAGCGGGCGTCGGCAGCGCGGTTCTAATTCGAGCGATCCAACCGCGTTGGGGCGTGCCGCAGATGCAACAGCGGCGCGGCCAGCAAGCGACCGATCGACTGTGTCGCGGCCCGTCGATGTTGTGCCAAGCGTTGGCGATCGACTTGCAACACGATGGCGTCTGCCTGACCGAAGACTCTTCGATCTGGATCGGCCGCGCCGTGGAGCGGATCGCAACCGAGAGGATCATCGCCGTCCCGCGGATCGGGATCTCGCAAGCGAAGGACCTGCCGCTGCGTTTCCTGTTGCAAGACAGCCCGTTTGTCAGCGGCCCCAAATACTGGCACCGCACCGGCGCTCGATCCCAATCGCCAACAAAGGGTTAG